A window of the Alkalibaculum bacchi genome harbors these coding sequences:
- a CDS encoding AAA family ATPase → MDLKNFLIEDGVNPKLIDDVDYFRRYHKVDSNAIDRIPSLSNYFYGKEIWEMVISALLEGEHVLLSGPKATGKNLLADNVCHLFGRPQWNVSFNVNTDSANLIGTDTFENNEVKLRKGPVYHCATYGGFGVFDEINMAKNDAVVVLHSALDYRRIIDIPGYEKIALNDATRFIGTMNYDYAGTKDLNEALVSRFLVVDIPKVDEPKLMKILRDDFPDADKEILNQFIGVFIDLQMKSENGEISTKAVDLRGLIASLKTIRRGLRPRLAIQMGITGKTFDEYEKEIVEDVIRTRIPEAWTVEDVFPSR, encoded by the coding sequence ATGGATCTTAAAAATTTTCTTATAGAAGATGGTGTAAATCCAAAATTGATTGATGACGTAGATTATTTTAGACGTTATCATAAAGTAGACTCTAATGCCATAGATCGAATTCCCAGCCTTAGCAATTATTTTTATGGGAAAGAGATTTGGGAGATGGTTATTTCTGCATTATTAGAAGGAGAACATGTACTTTTATCTGGACCAAAGGCTACTGGAAAAAATCTTTTAGCAGATAATGTTTGTCATTTATTTGGTAGACCTCAATGGAATGTGTCTTTTAATGTAAATACAGATAGTGCAAACTTGATTGGCACAGATACCTTCGAAAACAATGAAGTAAAACTTCGCAAAGGACCAGTATACCATTGTGCTACCTATGGTGGATTTGGCGTCTTTGATGAAATCAATATGGCTAAAAATGACGCTGTTGTAGTTTTGCATTCGGCTCTTGACTATAGAAGAATTATCGATATACCTGGCTATGAAAAAATTGCACTTAACGATGCGACTCGTTTTATTGGTACTATGAATTACGATTATGCAGGTACAAAAGATCTAAATGAAGCTCTCGTATCTCGGTTCTTAGTTGTGGACATCCCCAAAGTGGACGAACCAAAGCTAATGAAGATTTTAAGAGATGATTTTCCAGATGCTGATAAGGAAATCCTAAATCAATTTATTGGTGTATTTATAGATTTACAAATGAAGTCAGAAAACGGTGAGATCTCAACGAAAGCTGTTGATTTAAGAGGTTTAATTGCTTCTCTAAAGACCATCAGGAGAGGTTTAAGGCCTAGATTAGCTATTCAAATGGGGATAACAGGAAAGACTTTTGATGAATATGAAAAGGAAATAGTAGAAGATGTAATTCGAACGAGAATACCTGAAGCTTGGACAGTAGAAGATGTGTTTCCTTCTAGATAG